The following are encoded together in the Actinoplanes sp. N902-109 genome:
- a CDS encoding sugar ABC transporter substrate-binding protein, translating to MRRTLVALVAVGLLTLSGTAACSDDGDDTKAVPRRGGDGTGKVGVILPDTTTSQRWGTDDPKLLKAAFDAADVPVEIENAQGDDAKFKQIGDKMIAEGATVLIIAGIDAESGKYVLDKARANGVKTIDYDRLTLNGGADYYVSFNNEEVGQFQAKGLINCLTAKNKIGKTPRIVYLNGAPTDNNARLFKNGYDSVLAPQFDEGKMLKGPDQSVIGWKREEAVTVFREMFNQTNGQIDGVVAANDTIASAAIQILTERKRNGKVPVTGQDAEVQGLQNILTGDQCMTVYKPIKKEADAAAKLAIGLFKGDKVTVDGKGTKDPESGAYVPSVLLSPTLVMKKDVQSVINSGFVTTKAICTGRFVTACNKAGIK from the coding sequence GTGCGCCGGACACTGGTGGCCCTTGTGGCGGTCGGACTGCTCACCCTGAGTGGCACCGCCGCATGCAGCGATGACGGTGATGACACCAAGGCCGTGCCGCGGCGCGGCGGTGACGGCACCGGCAAGGTCGGCGTGATCCTGCCCGACACCACCACCAGCCAGCGCTGGGGCACCGACGACCCCAAGCTGCTCAAGGCCGCGTTCGATGCCGCCGACGTGCCGGTGGAGATCGAGAACGCCCAGGGCGACGACGCCAAGTTCAAGCAGATCGGCGACAAGATGATCGCCGAGGGCGCGACCGTGCTGATCATCGCCGGCATCGACGCCGAAAGCGGCAAGTACGTGCTCGACAAGGCCCGGGCCAACGGCGTCAAGACGATCGACTACGACCGGCTCACCCTCAACGGCGGCGCCGACTACTACGTCAGCTTCAACAACGAGGAGGTCGGCCAGTTCCAGGCCAAGGGCCTGATCAACTGTCTGACCGCCAAGAACAAGATCGGCAAGACCCCGCGCATCGTCTACCTCAACGGCGCGCCCACCGACAACAACGCCAGGCTGTTCAAGAACGGCTACGACTCGGTGCTGGCCCCGCAGTTCGACGAGGGCAAGATGCTCAAGGGCCCGGACCAGTCGGTGATCGGCTGGAAGCGCGAGGAGGCCGTCACGGTCTTCCGCGAGATGTTCAACCAGACCAACGGCCAGATCGACGGCGTGGTGGCGGCCAACGACACCATCGCCAGCGCGGCGATCCAGATCCTCACCGAGCGCAAGCGCAACGGCAAGGTCCCGGTCACCGGGCAGGACGCCGAGGTGCAGGGCCTGCAGAACATCCTCACCGGCGACCAGTGCATGACGGTCTACAAGCCGATCAAGAAGGAGGCCGACGCGGCCGCCAAGCTCGCGATCGGCCTGTTCAAGGGTGACAAGGTCACCGTCGACGGCAAGGGCACCAAGGATCCGGAGTCCGGCGCCTACGTGCCCTCGGTGCTGCTGAGCCCCACCCTGGTGATGAAGAAGGACGTGCAGAGCGTCATCAACAGCGGCTTCGTCACCACCAAGGCGATCTGCACCGGCCGCTTCGTCACGGCCTGCAACAAGGCCGGCATCAAGTAA